A stretch of Fundicoccus culcitae DNA encodes these proteins:
- the accB gene encoding acetyl-CoA carboxylase biotin carboxyl carrier protein, with product MQFQDLLTLIDKLDKSSVAYLEYQADHSHVVLSKTAKHDSITHVETGKSSSTEPIEGTQMAHVTQTDAVTVDESTSVEKSGELVPSPMVGVVYLQANPDAEPYVTVGKTVEKGDVICIIEAMKLMNEITAPQSGIIEEILVENESVVEFGQAIVRIK from the coding sequence ATGCAATTCCAAGATTTATTGACTTTAATTGATAAGCTAGATAAATCAAGTGTCGCTTATTTAGAATATCAAGCTGATCATAGTCATGTTGTATTATCTAAAACCGCTAAACATGACTCTATCACTCATGTTGAAACAGGCAAAAGTTCATCAACGGAACCAATTGAAGGCACTCAAATGGCTCATGTTACGCAAACAGATGCAGTTACGGTTGATGAATCAACTAGCGTAGAAAAAAGCGGTGAACTTGTACCTTCGCCCATGGTTGGCGTCGTCTATTTACAAGCTAACCCTGATGCTGAACCTTATGTGACTGTAGGAAAAACGGTTGAAAAAGGTGATGTTATTTGTATCATTGAAGCGATGAAATTAATGAATGAAATCACTGCCCCTCAATCAGGAATCATTGAAGAAATTCTGGTTGAAAATGAATCAGTGGTTGAATTTGGTCAAGCCATTGTTCGTATTAAATAA
- the fabZ gene encoding 3-hydroxyacyl-ACP dehydratase FabZ, whose translation MMTIMTAQEVMEIIPNRYPIFFIDAVDELIPGEKVVCRKNVTINEEFFQGHFPGEPVMPGVLIIESLAQAGSIPLLKMEGFEGKTAYLGGLNKVKFRQKVVPGDVLRLQVDIVKLKSNAGIGYGQAFVGDKKVAEAEMTFIIGAK comes from the coding sequence ATCATGACAATAATGACAGCCCAAGAGGTAATGGAAATTATTCCAAATCGTTACCCAATCTTTTTTATCGATGCTGTAGACGAATTAATTCCTGGTGAAAAAGTAGTATGTCGTAAAAATGTAACCATTAATGAAGAATTTTTCCAAGGTCATTTTCCTGGTGAACCCGTTATGCCCGGTGTTCTAATCATCGAATCATTAGCTCAAGCAGGTTCTATTCCATTGTTAAAAATGGAAGGTTTTGAAGGGAAAACGGCTTATCTAGGTGGATTAAATAAAGTTAAATTTAGACAAAAAGTTGTTCCTGGTGATGTGTTACGTTTACAAGTAGATATCGTTAAATTGAAAAGTAATGCTGGTATTGGATATGGTCAAGCCTTTGTTGGAGATAAAAAAGTAGCCGAAGCTGAAATGACTTTTATTATTGGGGCAAAGTAA
- the accC gene encoding acetyl-CoA carboxylase biotin carboxylase subunit, with product MFKKVLVANRGEIAVRIIRALREMGITSVAIYSKADENALHTELADEAICIGPAKGLDSYANPIAVLSAAMVMGCDAIHPGYGFLSERSDFVQMCEETGIKFIGPSSEIIHLMGNKQNARTTMQAAGVPITPGSKGLVHSLDEAHIIAQQIGFPLIIKAADGGGGKGMRRVEEMSQFDHLFEQAQNETQAIYGNKDLYIERIIYPARHIEVQILADEHGNVIHLGERDCSLQRNNQKVIEFAPAQSLSEETRAKICQTAVQAAKAIGYTNAGTIEFLLDENENFYFMEMNTRLQVEHPVTEMITGIDIVKQQILIASNQPLEYTQEMIHFNGFAIECRLNAEDPKFQFRPSSGYINRLILPSGGIGLRVESAVYPQYLLPPFYDSMIAKIIVHQPTREAAFKLMDRALYEVVVEGLETNIELLDGLISSESVFHDRIHTKWLEESFMPEWQMTLHENEDTDKLEEA from the coding sequence ATGTTTAAAAAAGTATTGGTTGCAAATCGAGGCGAGATAGCTGTTCGCATCATTCGGGCTTTACGCGAAATGGGTATTACTTCAGTAGCTATTTATAGTAAAGCCGATGAGAATGCCTTACATACTGAATTAGCAGATGAAGCTATTTGCATTGGACCAGCAAAAGGATTAGATTCTTATGCAAACCCCATTGCCGTACTCAGTGCAGCCATGGTGATGGGGTGCGATGCCATTCATCCAGGCTATGGATTTTTATCCGAACGAAGTGATTTTGTTCAAATGTGTGAAGAAACTGGCATTAAATTTATTGGCCCATCAAGTGAAATAATCCATTTAATGGGAAATAAGCAAAATGCACGTACGACAATGCAAGCAGCGGGTGTTCCCATCACACCCGGAAGTAAAGGTTTAGTTCATTCATTGGACGAGGCGCATATAATTGCTCAACAAATAGGTTTTCCTTTAATAATCAAGGCTGCCGATGGTGGTGGTGGTAAAGGGATGCGCCGGGTTGAAGAAATGAGTCAATTTGATCATTTGTTTGAACAAGCTCAAAATGAAACACAAGCTATTTATGGGAATAAAGATTTGTATATTGAACGTATTATTTATCCTGCTCGCCATATCGAGGTCCAAATATTGGCGGATGAGCATGGGAATGTCATTCATTTAGGTGAGCGCGACTGTTCGTTGCAAAGAAATAATCAAAAAGTAATTGAATTTGCGCCTGCTCAGTCATTGTCTGAAGAAACGAGAGCGAAAATTTGTCAAACGGCTGTCCAAGCTGCTAAAGCAATCGGTTATACAAATGCGGGCACGATTGAATTTTTGCTTGATGAAAATGAAAATTTCTATTTTATGGAAATGAATACGCGATTACAAGTAGAACATCCTGTGACCGAAATGATTACCGGTATTGACATTGTTAAACAACAAATTCTTATCGCTAGTAATCAACCTTTAGAATACACCCAAGAAATGATTCATTTTAATGGTTTTGCTATTGAATGTCGTTTAAACGCTGAAGATCCTAAATTTCAATTTAGACCTTCTAGTGGCTATATTAATCGACTGATTTTACCTTCAGGCGGTATTGGATTGCGTGTCGAGTCTGCTGTATATCCTCAATATTTATTACCACCCTTTTATGATTCAATGATTGCAAAAATTATTGTTCATCAACCAACAAGAGAAGCAGCGTTTAAGTTGATGGATCGTGCCTTGTACGAAGTTGTTGTTGAAGGGTTGGAAACAAATATTGAGTTACTTGACGGTTTAATTAGCAGTGAATCAGTTTTTCATGATAGAATACATACTAAGTGGTTAGAAGAATCATTTATGCCGGAATGGCAAATGACACTTCATGAAAATGAGGATACTGATAAACTAGAGGAGGCATAA
- the accD gene encoding acetyl-CoA carboxylase, carboxyltransferase subunit beta, with product MALFRKKKTIRINPLPIQEIEQKKASIPEDMVKNCPNCKRILINNQISQERICYHCGEHLYFAAKERVDWLVDSNTFESWDDGLSTINQLNFPGYNKKISEAQKATGLNEAVLTGKAMLNHKPFCIGVMDSHFIMASMGSVVGEKITNLFERATDQSLSVVLFVASGGARMQEGILSLMQMAKVSQAVAKHQQAGLFYCAVLTNPTMGGVTASFGMQGDVTLAEPHAKIGFAGKRVIEQTIRSTLPDDFQSAESLLENGYVDEIVPRSQQKATLDLLLQIHQK from the coding sequence ATGGCATTATTCCGAAAAAAGAAGACTATTCGAATAAACCCATTGCCTATTCAAGAAATAGAGCAGAAAAAAGCAAGCATTCCTGAAGATATGGTCAAAAACTGTCCCAATTGCAAACGGATTTTAATCAACAATCAAATTTCACAAGAAAGAATTTGTTATCATTGTGGCGAACATTTATATTTTGCTGCAAAAGAACGTGTTGATTGGTTAGTAGATTCAAATACTTTTGAATCATGGGATGATGGTTTAAGTACGATCAATCAACTAAATTTTCCAGGTTATAACAAAAAAATATCGGAAGCTCAAAAAGCGACCGGATTAAATGAAGCCGTGTTAACGGGGAAAGCTATGTTGAATCACAAACCTTTTTGTATTGGGGTCATGGACAGTCATTTTATTATGGCAAGTATGGGGTCAGTCGTCGGTGAAAAAATTACCAATCTTTTTGAAAGAGCAACTGATCAATCGTTGTCCGTTGTCTTGTTTGTTGCATCGGGTGGGGCACGCATGCAAGAAGGTATCTTATCTTTGATGCAAATGGCGAAAGTTTCACAAGCGGTCGCAAAGCACCAACAAGCCGGCTTATTCTATTGTGCTGTATTAACCAATCCAACGATGGGTGGTGTAACAGCTAGTTTCGGTATGCAAGGGGATGTAACCTTAGCTGAACCGCATGCGAAAATTGGTTTTGCTGGTAAACGTGTTATTGAACAAACAATCCGATCAACTTTACCAGATGATTTTCAATCAGCCGAAAGCTTGTTAGAAAATGGTTATGTTGATGAAATTGTTCCACGGAGTCAACAAAAAGCGACCCTTGATTTATTATTACAAATCCATCAAAAATAG
- the accA gene encoding carboxyltransferase subunit alpha yields MQAYQIVQRARQLDRISTLEVIDSLCSDFIELHGDRLMADDKAMVAGIGLVENKPITVVGIQKGRHTKENIMRNFGSSGPAGYRKAIRQMKLAEKFGRPVLTLINTAGAHAAPESEENGIGDAIAQSLITMSELTVPTLSIILGEGGSGGAIALALTDSVWMMENSIYSILSPEGFASILWKDSKLASQAADVMKLTAKDLLELKVIDKIIPEEENGIFIEKNQLLNNLTQAIKSEFSRLMAIDSEQRHEMKYARFRQF; encoded by the coding sequence ATGCAAGCGTATCAAATCGTGCAACGTGCGCGTCAACTGGATCGTATTTCTACTTTAGAAGTGATTGATAGTTTGTGTAGTGATTTTATAGAATTACATGGCGATCGCTTAATGGCAGATGATAAAGCAATGGTGGCTGGCATAGGCTTGGTTGAAAATAAACCTATTACAGTGGTTGGTATTCAAAAAGGACGGCATACAAAAGAAAATATTATGCGTAATTTTGGATCAAGTGGGCCTGCTGGTTATCGCAAAGCCATTCGACAAATGAAACTAGCTGAAAAATTTGGTCGTCCGGTCCTCACTTTAATCAATACGGCTGGGGCTCATGCGGCACCAGAATCAGAAGAAAATGGGATTGGCGATGCGATTGCTCAAAGTTTAATCACGATGAGCGAGTTGACGGTTCCTACATTATCCATTATCTTGGGTGAAGGCGGTAGTGGTGGGGCTATTGCGCTAGCATTGACGGATAGTGTTTGGATGATGGAAAATAGTATCTATTCGATTTTATCGCCTGAAGGATTTGCCTCTATTCTTTGGAAAGACTCAAAGTTAGCTTCACAAGCAGCTGATGTAATGAAATTAACGGCTAAAGATTTATTAGAATTAAAAGTAATTGATAAAATAATTCCTGAGGAAGAAAATGGGATATTTATTGAAAAAAATCAATTATTGAACAACTTGACCCAAGCAATTAAGTCAGAATTTAGTCGCTTAATGGCCATTGATAGTGAACAACGGCATGAAATGAAGTATGCCAGATTTAGACAGTTTTAA
- a CDS encoding peptide ABC transporter substrate-binding protein, with product MKKFLVLLMSALLMTNSLSLTSVANAQETPAINPDVEQNLNIMTIGELATLDSAVYNDTPSSDMIGQIFEGLFRVVDGTEVELGQAESYEVSEDGLVYTFTLRDGLVWSDGSPITANDYVYSYQRLVDPSGQASSQSVEIFANAAAIRNGEMALDQVGVVALDDQTLEITLEYPAPYLPKLLTGSRFMPVQQALVEELGSSYGTSANNIAMNGPFLLEGWSGTELEWNLVKNPNYWDAENVYLENVRVSVVKETGTGADLFDAGELDYAILSDQFVQQYEGSDVFHSVPKATIGHLMFNVTREVTGNAALRRAIAQAFDKELYATSVIRDGSTALNGFVPADFDVNEEGVDFREEAGDLLPYNVEAAQADWEQAKEELGMDTIELELLVSDVDLSGRTAEYLQAQLMENLPGLTLTIRQVPLNNRLEFQRALDYDFFYGTWAPDYQDAMNFMEQLTTNGGINFADYSNETVDNLVNQARTEFASDPVQRRQALIEAERIAIGEDAVAPVLYQAATAYLLNPSVQNMQVLPFGRTINLRTAYLSE from the coding sequence ATGAAGAAATTTTTAGTATTGCTGATGTCAGCATTGCTTATGACGAATAGTTTGTCACTTACATCAGTCGCTAACGCGCAAGAAACACCTGCAATTAATCCAGATGTTGAACAAAACTTAAATATCATGACAATCGGTGAATTGGCTACGTTGGACAGTGCCGTGTATAATGATACACCAAGTTCAGATATGATTGGTCAAATTTTTGAGGGATTATTTAGAGTGGTCGATGGAACCGAAGTAGAACTAGGGCAAGCAGAAAGTTATGAAGTGAGTGAAGATGGATTAGTTTATACTTTCACCTTACGAGATGGCTTAGTTTGGAGTGATGGGAGTCCCATAACAGCTAATGATTATGTCTATTCTTATCAACGCTTAGTTGATCCTTCTGGCCAAGCTTCTTCGCAATCCGTTGAGATTTTTGCGAATGCGGCTGCGATTCGTAATGGTGAAATGGCGTTAGATCAAGTGGGTGTTGTTGCCTTAGATGATCAAACACTGGAAATCACCTTAGAATACCCAGCACCTTATTTACCTAAATTGCTAACAGGTAGCCGTTTTATGCCTGTTCAACAAGCATTAGTTGAAGAATTAGGTAGCAGTTATGGAACATCTGCTAACAATATTGCCATGAACGGTCCTTTCTTGTTAGAAGGTTGGTCTGGTACTGAGTTAGAATGGAATTTAGTTAAAAACCCTAACTATTGGGATGCGGAAAATGTCTATTTAGAGAATGTTCGTGTGTCAGTGGTTAAAGAAACTGGAACAGGTGCAGATTTATTTGATGCCGGTGAATTAGATTATGCGATTTTATCCGATCAATTTGTGCAACAGTATGAGGGTTCTGATGTTTTCCATTCTGTTCCAAAAGCGACGATTGGTCATTTAATGTTTAATGTTACCCGTGAAGTGACTGGTAATGCGGCTTTACGTCGTGCAATTGCACAAGCTTTTGACAAAGAATTATATGCTACTTCAGTTATTCGCGATGGTTCAACTGCCTTAAATGGTTTTGTGCCAGCTGATTTTGATGTGAATGAAGAAGGAGTTGACTTTAGAGAAGAAGCGGGTGATTTATTACCTTATAACGTTGAAGCAGCTCAAGCCGACTGGGAACAAGCTAAAGAAGAATTAGGAATGGATACGATTGAATTAGAATTATTAGTTTCTGATGTTGATCTATCCGGTCGTACAGCGGAGTATTTACAAGCTCAATTAATGGAAAACTTACCAGGTTTAACCCTTACCATTCGTCAAGTGCCATTAAATAACCGTTTAGAGTTTCAACGTGCTTTGGACTATGATTTCTTCTATGGGACATGGGCACCCGATTATCAAGATGCTATGAATTTCATGGAGCAGTTGACAACTAATGGTGGGATTAACTTTGCTGACTATTCAAATGAAACGGTTGATAATTTAGTTAATCAAGCACGGACTGAGTTTGCGTCTGATCCAGTTCAACGTCGTCAAGCATTGATTGAAGCAGAACGTATTGCTATTGGTGAAGATGCGGTGGCACCTGTTTTATATCAAGCAGCAACAGCTTATTTACTCAATCCATCCGTCCAAAACATGCAAGTATTACCTTTTGGTCGCACAATCAATCTTAGAACGGCTTATCTATCAGAGTAA
- a CDS encoding ABC transporter permease has translation MQSYGRYLSRRIIYMFLTLFIIITVTFLLLQFLPGTPFANQDLLTETQLNLLNERYGLNEPIFVQYINYLKNVLRGDFGISFQFNNLPVSQIIADRAGPSFQLGIQAMILGTTVGVLLGILSAVYQNTWIDTITSILAIGGRSVPNFVFAVILQFIFAVWLSVLPIAFWRDGFKSTILPTIALSLSPMAEAARFVRTEMIDVLNSDYIDLANAKGLSKVYIIFRHALRNAIIPLLTILGPITANLMTGSLVIEQIFSIPGIGEQFTKSILVNDYPTIMGITIMYSAILIFLILIVDILYGLIDPRMRMTKGGD, from the coding sequence ATGCAATCATACGGTCGATATTTAAGTCGAAGAATCATATATATGTTTTTAACGCTATTTATCATCATAACGGTTACTTTTTTATTACTACAGTTTTTACCTGGAACGCCTTTTGCTAATCAAGATTTATTGACTGAAACGCAACTGAACTTATTAAATGAACGTTATGGATTAAATGAACCTATTTTCGTTCAATATATTAATTATTTAAAAAATGTTTTGCGAGGCGATTTCGGTATTTCATTTCAGTTTAATAATTTACCTGTTAGTCAAATTATTGCTGATCGAGCGGGGCCTTCCTTTCAGTTAGGTATTCAAGCAATGATATTAGGAACGACGGTAGGCGTTTTACTTGGGATTCTGTCGGCTGTATATCAAAATACTTGGATTGATACAATTACATCTATTTTGGCTATTGGTGGTCGATCTGTCCCTAACTTTGTTTTTGCCGTCATCCTTCAATTTATTTTTGCTGTTTGGTTAAGTGTTTTACCTATTGCCTTTTGGAGAGATGGTTTTAAGTCAACCATTCTTCCAACTATTGCTTTATCCCTTTCACCTATGGCAGAAGCGGCACGTTTTGTGCGAACCGAAATGATTGATGTGTTGAACAGTGATTATATTGATTTAGCTAATGCAAAAGGGTTATCAAAAGTATATATAATTTTTCGACATGCCTTAAGAAATGCCATTATTCCATTATTGACTATATTAGGACCCATAACGGCTAATTTAATGACAGGTTCACTGGTTATAGAACAAATTTTTTCAATACCAGGTATCGGCGAACAGTTTACTAAATCAATTCTAGTAAATGATTACCCGACAATTATGGGAATTACGATTATGTATTCGGCGATATTAATCTTTCTTATTCTTATCGTTGACATCTTATATGGTCTCATCGACCCAAGAATGCGAATGACGAAAGGGGGAGATTAA
- the opp3C gene encoding oligopeptide ABC transporter permease, translated as MSKKLYASEYNQALLDSIGPLDNQLFNQELKIDSDENEKISTPSLNFLQDAWRRLKKNKGAMISLFVVIAIILLAVAAPVIAPHSPFQQNPSHSNLPPKIPGLEWFSWFDGKSVNRGGTLVDNYEQAGVPEGVYYYLGTDSLGRDLLSRILYGTRISLIVAFVAVLINLVFGIIYGLISGWFGGKVDTFMQRILEILSGIPNLVIVVLMLLVLKPGITSIIITIALTSWITMSRVVRAQTIRLKQEEYVQAARVLGQSTLKIMFKHLLPNMLGIIIVQVMFAIPSAIFFEAFLSFIGIGIPAPNASLGTLLNDGYQTFRFLPHLMWYPAAMISIIMLSFNLLADGLRDAFDPKMKV; from the coding sequence ATGTCAAAAAAATTATACGCTTCAGAATATAATCAAGCATTGTTAGATTCAATTGGACCTTTAGACAATCAATTGTTTAATCAGGAGCTAAAAATCGATTCGGATGAAAATGAAAAAATATCGACACCTTCACTAAATTTTTTACAAGATGCTTGGCGTCGACTAAAGAAAAATAAAGGTGCCATGATTTCATTGTTTGTAGTTATTGCTATCATTTTGTTAGCTGTAGCTGCACCTGTTATCGCACCACATTCTCCTTTCCAACAAAACCCTAGTCATTCAAATTTACCCCCTAAAATCCCAGGCCTAGAATGGTTTTCTTGGTTTGATGGCAAAAGTGTCAATCGAGGGGGTACATTAGTGGATAATTATGAACAAGCTGGTGTTCCTGAAGGGGTTTATTATTATTTAGGTACGGACAGTTTGGGGCGCGATCTCTTGTCTAGAATTTTATATGGGACCAGAATTTCACTCATAGTGGCGTTTGTGGCTGTTTTAATTAATCTTGTGTTTGGCATTATATACGGACTGATATCAGGTTGGTTTGGCGGTAAAGTAGATACGTTTATGCAACGTATTTTAGAAATATTATCGGGTATCCCAAACTTGGTCATTGTTGTACTGATGTTGCTAGTGTTAAAACCGGGAATTACGTCAATTATTATTACGATTGCTTTGACCTCTTGGATAACCATGTCAAGAGTAGTGCGCGCACAAACTATTCGTTTAAAACAAGAGGAATATGTACAAGCCGCGCGCGTATTAGGTCAATCAACACTTAAAATTATGTTTAAACATCTTTTGCCTAATATGTTAGGCATTATTATAGTGCAGGTGATGTTTGCGATTCCGTCTGCCATTTTCTTTGAGGCCTTTTTAAGTTTTATCGGAATAGGTATTCCAGCTCCAAATGCGTCTCTAGGGACCTTGTTGAATGACGGCTATCAAACATTTCGTTTTTTACCTCATTTGATGTGGTATCCAGCAGCTATGATATCCATAATTATGTTGTCATTTAATCTGCTAGCAGATGGATTACGTGATGCTTTTGATCCTAAAATGAAAGTGTAG
- a CDS encoding ABC transporter ATP-binding protein yields the protein MENPILSVRNLEISFETFAGKVQAIRGVNYDLMPGETLAIVGESGSGKTVSSRAIIGLLSKNAIIENGEIIYKGQTDLLQLNDKEIRSYRGTEIAMIFQDPMTALNPTLTIGRQIEKVLRVKRHFSKKAAHAQAVELLTLCGILNPEERLKQYPHQFSGGQRQRVVIAIALAGDPDILIADEPTTALDVTIQAQIIELLQKIQAEKNMSIIFITHDLGVVAKVADRVAVMYAGRFVEIGPVDDIYYHPQHPYTWGLLSSMPTTKTVGKLYAIPGSPPNLLDPPQGDAFAVRSEYAMAIDFQKQPPMFEVNPNHFAASWLLHPQAAQVTPPDNILERYRYYEQKYGGE from the coding sequence ATGGAAAATCCAATTTTATCTGTTAGAAATCTTGAAATTAGTTTTGAAACTTTTGCAGGTAAGGTACAAGCCATTAGAGGGGTAAATTATGATTTAATGCCAGGTGAAACCTTAGCGATTGTGGGTGAATCAGGGTCTGGGAAAACGGTCTCTTCACGTGCCATCATAGGGCTTTTAAGTAAAAATGCGATAATTGAAAATGGCGAAATTATTTATAAAGGTCAAACGGATTTATTACAATTAAATGATAAAGAGATTCGTTCGTATCGAGGAACAGAAATAGCCATGATTTTTCAAGATCCTATGACAGCACTCAATCCTACCTTAACCATTGGTCGACAAATTGAAAAGGTTTTGCGTGTTAAGCGTCATTTTTCAAAAAAGGCAGCGCATGCTCAAGCCGTCGAATTACTTACCTTATGTGGTATTTTAAATCCGGAAGAACGCTTGAAACAATATCCACATCAGTTTTCTGGAGGTCAAAGACAAAGAGTCGTTATTGCCATTGCTTTAGCAGGGGATCCTGATATTTTGATTGCGGATGAACCAACAACCGCCTTAGACGTGACTATTCAAGCGCAAATTATTGAATTATTACAAAAAATTCAAGCTGAAAAGAATATGTCCATCATCTTCATCACCCATGATTTAGGAGTCGTGGCTAAAGTCGCCGATCGTGTTGCCGTCATGTATGCGGGTCGCTTTGTTGAAATTGGGCCGGTGGACGATATCTATTATCACCCACAACATCCTTATACTTGGGGCTTGTTAAGTTCGATGCCTACAACTAAAACGGTTGGAAAACTCTATGCTATTCCTGGAAGTCCACCTAATTTACTGGATCCACCACAAGGCGATGCCTTTGCTGTACGAAGTGAGTATGCTATGGCGATTGATTTTCAAAAACAACCGCCTATGTTTGAAGTAAATCCTAATCATTTTGCAGCCAGTTGGTTATTACACCCTCAGGCAGCTCAGGTAACACCTCCAGATAATATATTAGAGCGTTATCGCTATTACGAACAAAAATATGGAGGTGAGTAG
- a CDS encoding ABC transporter ATP-binding protein, with protein sequence MTNAQNEKQLLLEVKDLEVVYNQGTSSEIKAVDRVSFNVYEGETFGLVGESGSGKSTIGRAIVHLLQPTKGEIFYRGESHLKRLSDKERKTFNKEVQMIFQDPYSSLNPRMKVQDIIGEGIDIHGLAPNKKMRNERVNELLDKVGLNQDHASRYPHEFSGGQRQRIGIARALAVEPRLIVADEPISALDVSIQAQVINLLEKLQVEQQLTYLFIAHDLSMVRYFSDRIAMLHNGQIVEMANSDDLYDTPIHPYTQSLLSAIPEPDPDLERTKKRIIYKEEKSTMKTNRLEEVREGHWVQPFLKE encoded by the coding sequence ATGACTAATGCGCAGAATGAAAAGCAACTACTCCTTGAAGTTAAAGACTTAGAAGTAGTCTATAACCAAGGAACGTCTTCGGAAATTAAAGCGGTTGATCGAGTTAGCTTTAATGTTTATGAAGGTGAAACGTTTGGATTAGTTGGTGAATCTGGAAGTGGTAAATCAACGATAGGGCGTGCCATTGTGCATTTACTACAACCGACAAAGGGTGAAATTTTTTATCGGGGTGAATCACACCTTAAACGTCTGTCGGATAAAGAACGTAAAACATTTAATAAAGAAGTTCAGATGATTTTTCAAGATCCTTACTCTTCCTTGAATCCACGGATGAAAGTTCAAGATATAATTGGTGAGGGAATTGATATCCATGGTTTAGCTCCAAATAAAAAAATGCGAAATGAACGGGTTAACGAACTTTTAGATAAGGTTGGATTGAATCAAGATCATGCGTCCCGTTATCCGCACGAATTTTCCGGGGGGCAAAGACAGAGAATTGGGATTGCCAGAGCTTTAGCCGTCGAACCACGTTTGATTGTTGCTGATGAACCCATTTCAGCCTTAGATGTATCGATTCAAGCCCAAGTAATTAATTTGTTAGAAAAATTACAAGTTGAGCAACAGCTTACCTATCTATTTATCGCTCATGATTTATCCATGGTTAGATATTTTAGTGATCGGATTGCCATGCTACATAATGGGCAAATCGTTGAAATGGCCAATTCAGATGATCTATATGATACGCCTATTCATCCGTATACACAGAGTCTGCTTTCGGCCATCCCAGAACCTGACCCTGATTTAGAGAGAACTAAAAAACGGATTATTTATAAAGAAGAAAAATCAACAATGAAAACTAATCGTTTAGAGGAAGTAAGAGAAGGGCATTGGGTACAACCTTTTCTTAAAGAATAA